One Mus musculus strain C57BL/6J chromosome X, GRCm38.p6 C57BL/6J DNA window includes the following coding sequences:
- the Alas2 gene encoding 5-aminolevulinate synthase, erythroid-specific, mitochondrial isoform X1: MANSPTKMDFGLRMVAAAMLLRSCPVLSQGPTGLLGKVAKTYQFLFSIGRCPILATQGPTCSQIHLKATKAGGDSPSWAKSHCPFMLSELQDRKSKIVQRAAPEVQEDVKTFKTDLLSTMDSTTRSHSFPSFQEPEQTEGAVPHLIQNNMTGSQAFGYDQFFRDKIMEKKQDHTYRVFKTVNRWANAYPFAQHFSEASMASKDVSVWCSNDYLGISRHPRVLQAIEETLKNHGAGAGGTRNISGTSKFHVELEQELAELHQKDSALLFSSCFVANDSTLFTLAKLLPGCEIYSDAGNHASMIQGIRNSGAAKFVFRHNDPGHLKKLLEKSDPKTPKIVAFETVHSMDGAICPLEELCDVAHQYGALTFVDEVHAVGLYGARGAGIGERDGIMHKLDIISGTLGKAFGCVGGYIASTRDLVDMVRSYAAGFIFTTSLPPMVLSGALESVRLLKGEEGQALRRAHQRNVKHMRQLLMDRGFPVIPCPSHIIPIRVGNAALNSKICDLLLSKHSIYVQAINYPTVPRGEELLRLAPSPHHSPQMMENFVEKLLLAWTEVGLPLQDVSVAACNFCHRPVHFELMSEWERSYFGNMGPQYVTTYA, encoded by the exons ATGGCCAACAGCCCCACAAAAATG GACTTTGGGCTCAGGATGGTGGCAGCAGCTATGTTGCTACGGTCCTGTCCAGTGCTCTCTCAGGGCCCCACAGGCCTCCTGGGCAAAGTGGCTAAAACCTACCAGTTCCTATTTAGTATTGGACGCTGCCCCATCCTGGCCACTCAAGGACCAACCTGTTCTCAAATCCATCTTAAGGCAACCAAGGCTGGAGGAG ACTCTCCATCTTGGGCTAAGAGCCATTGTCCTTTCATGCTGTCAGAACTCCAAGACAGGAAGAGCAAGATTGTGCAGAGGGCAGCTCCAGAAGTTCAAGAGGATGTCAAGACTTTCAAGACAG ACCTGCTGAGCACCATGGATTCAACCACCCGAAGCCATTCATTTCCTAGTTTCCAGGAGCCAGAGCAGACTGAAGGGGCAGTTCCCCACCTGATTCAGAACAATATGACTG GAAGCCAGGCTTTCGGTTATGACCAATTTTTCAGAGACAAGATCATGGAGAAGAAACAGGACCACACCTACCGTGTGTTCAAGACTGTGAATCGTTGGGCTAATGCCTACCCCTTTGCCCAACACTTCTCCGAGGCATCTATGGCATCAAAGGATGTTTCTGTTTGGTGTAGTAATGACTATTTGGGCATAAGCAGACACCCTCGTGTCTTGCAGGCCATAGA GGAGACCCTGAAGAATcatggagctggagctggggGCACTCGCAATATCTCAGGTACCAGCAAGTTTCATGTGGAGCTTGAACAGGAGCTGGCTGAACTACACCAGAAAGACTCAGCTCTGCTCTTCTCctcctgttttgtggccaatgaTTCTACTCTCTTTACACTGGCCAAGCTTCTGCCAG GGTGTGAGATCTACTCAGATGCAGGCAATCATGCCTCCATGATCCAAGGCATTCGCAACAGTGGTGCAGCCAagtttgtcttcagacacaatgACCCAGGCCACCTGAAGAAACTTCTCGAGAAGTCTGATCCCAAGACACCAAAAATTGTGGCTTTTGAGACTGTTCATTCCATGGATG GTGCCATCTGTCCTCTGGAGGAATTGTGTGATGTGGCCCACCAGTATGGAGCCCTGACCTTCGTAGATGAAGTCCATGCTGTAGGACTGTATGGAGCCCGGGGTGCAGGTATCGGGGAGCGTGATGGAATTATGCACAAGCTTGACATCATCTCTGGAACTCTTG GCAAGGCCTTTGGTTGCGTCGGTGGCTATATAGCCAGCACTCGGGACTTGGTGGACATGGTGCGCTCCTACGCTGCAGGCTTCATCTTTACCACTTCACTGCCTCCCATGGTGCTCTCTGGGGCTCTAGAATCTGTGCGCCTACTCAAGGGAGAGGAGGGTCAAGCCCTGAGGCGGGCACACCAGCGCAATGTCAAACACATGCGCCAGCTGCTAATGGACAGGGGCTTTCCTGTTATCCCCTGTCCCAGCCACATCATCCCCATCAGG GTGGGTAATGCAGCACTCAACAGCAAGATCTGTGATCTTCTGCTCTCCAAGCACAGCATCTATGTGCAGGCCATCAACTACCCAACTGTGCCTCGTGGTGAGGAGCTACTGCGCTtggccccctccccccaccacagcCCTCAGATGATGGAAAACTTTGTGG aGAAGCTGCTGCTGGCCTGGACTGAGGTGGGGCTGCCCCTCCAAGATGTGTCTGTGGCTGCATGCAACTTCTGTCATCGTCCTGTGCACTTTGAACTTATGAGCGAGTGGGAGCGATCCTACTTTGGGAACATGGGACCCCAATATGTTACCACCTATGCTTAA
- the Alas2 gene encoding 5-aminolevulinate synthase, erythroid-specific, mitochondrial isoform a (isoform a is encoded by transcript variant 1) produces MVAAAMLLRSCPVLSQGPTGLLGKVAKTYQFLFSIGRCPILATQGPTCSQIHLKATKAGGDSPSWAKSHCPFMLSELQDRKSKIVQRAAPEVQEDVKTFKTDLLSTMDSTTRSHSFPSFQEPEQTEGAVPHLIQNNMTGSQAFGYDQFFRDKIMEKKQDHTYRVFKTVNRWANAYPFAQHFSEASMASKDVSVWCSNDYLGISRHPRVLQAIEETLKNHGAGAGGTRNISGTSKFHVELEQELAELHQKDSALLFSSCFVANDSTLFTLAKLLPGCEIYSDAGNHASMIQGIRNSGAAKFVFRHNDPGHLKKLLEKSDPKTPKIVAFETVHSMDGAICPLEELCDVAHQYGALTFVDEVHAVGLYGARGAGIGERDGIMHKLDIISGTLGKAFGCVGGYIASTRDLVDMVRSYAAGFIFTTSLPPMVLSGALESVRLLKGEEGQALRRAHQRNVKHMRQLLMDRGFPVIPCPSHIIPIRVGNAALNSKICDLLLSKHSIYVQAINYPTVPRGEELLRLAPSPHHSPQMMENFVEKLLLAWTEVGLPLQDVSVAACNFCHRPVHFELMSEWERSYFGNMGPQYVTTYA; encoded by the exons ATGGTGGCAGCAGCTATGTTGCTACGGTCCTGTCCAGTGCTCTCTCAGGGCCCCACAGGCCTCCTGGGCAAAGTGGCTAAAACCTACCAGTTCCTATTTAGTATTGGACGCTGCCCCATCCTGGCCACTCAAGGACCAACCTGTTCTCAAATCCATCTTAAGGCAACCAAGGCTGGAGGAG ACTCTCCATCTTGGGCTAAGAGCCATTGTCCTTTCATGCTGTCAGAACTCCAAGACAGGAAGAGCAAGATTGTGCAGAGGGCAGCTCCAGAAGTTCAAGAGGATGTCAAGACTTTCAAGACAG ACCTGCTGAGCACCATGGATTCAACCACCCGAAGCCATTCATTTCCTAGTTTCCAGGAGCCAGAGCAGACTGAAGGGGCAGTTCCCCACCTGATTCAGAACAATATGACTG GAAGCCAGGCTTTCGGTTATGACCAATTTTTCAGAGACAAGATCATGGAGAAGAAACAGGACCACACCTACCGTGTGTTCAAGACTGTGAATCGTTGGGCTAATGCCTACCCCTTTGCCCAACACTTCTCCGAGGCATCTATGGCATCAAAGGATGTTTCTGTTTGGTGTAGTAATGACTATTTGGGCATAAGCAGACACCCTCGTGTCTTGCAGGCCATAGA GGAGACCCTGAAGAATcatggagctggagctggggGCACTCGCAATATCTCAGGTACCAGCAAGTTTCATGTGGAGCTTGAACAGGAGCTGGCTGAACTACACCAGAAAGACTCAGCTCTGCTCTTCTCctcctgttttgtggccaatgaTTCTACTCTCTTTACACTGGCCAAGCTTCTGCCAG GGTGTGAGATCTACTCAGATGCAGGCAATCATGCCTCCATGATCCAAGGCATTCGCAACAGTGGTGCAGCCAagtttgtcttcagacacaatgACCCAGGCCACCTGAAGAAACTTCTCGAGAAGTCTGATCCCAAGACACCAAAAATTGTGGCTTTTGAGACTGTTCATTCCATGGATG GTGCCATCTGTCCTCTGGAGGAATTGTGTGATGTGGCCCACCAGTATGGAGCCCTGACCTTCGTAGATGAAGTCCATGCTGTAGGACTGTATGGAGCCCGGGGTGCAGGTATCGGGGAGCGTGATGGAATTATGCACAAGCTTGACATCATCTCTGGAACTCTTG GCAAGGCCTTTGGTTGCGTCGGTGGCTATATAGCCAGCACTCGGGACTTGGTGGACATGGTGCGCTCCTACGCTGCAGGCTTCATCTTTACCACTTCACTGCCTCCCATGGTGCTCTCTGGGGCTCTAGAATCTGTGCGCCTACTCAAGGGAGAGGAGGGTCAAGCCCTGAGGCGGGCACACCAGCGCAATGTCAAACACATGCGCCAGCTGCTAATGGACAGGGGCTTTCCTGTTATCCCCTGTCCCAGCCACATCATCCCCATCAGG GTGGGTAATGCAGCACTCAACAGCAAGATCTGTGATCTTCTGCTCTCCAAGCACAGCATCTATGTGCAGGCCATCAACTACCCAACTGTGCCTCGTGGTGAGGAGCTACTGCGCTtggccccctccccccaccacagcCCTCAGATGATGGAAAACTTTGTGG aGAAGCTGCTGCTGGCCTGGACTGAGGTGGGGCTGCCCCTCCAAGATGTGTCTGTGGCTGCATGCAACTTCTGTCATCGTCCTGTGCACTTTGAACTTATGAGCGAGTGGGAGCGATCCTACTTTGGGAACATGGGACCCCAATATGTTACCACCTATGCTTAA
- the Alas2 gene encoding 5-aminolevulinate synthase, erythroid-specific, mitochondrial isoform b (isoform b is encoded by transcript variant 2) → MVAAAMLLRSCPVLSQGPTGLLGKVAKTYQFLFSIGRCPILATQGPTCSQIHLKATKAGGELQDRKSKIVQRAAPEVQEDVKTFKTDLLSTMDSTTRSHSFPSFQEPEQTEGAVPHLIQNNMTGSQAFGYDQFFRDKIMEKKQDHTYRVFKTVNRWANAYPFAQHFSEASMASKDVSVWCSNDYLGISRHPRVLQAIEETLKNHGAGAGGTRNISGTSKFHVELEQELAELHQKDSALLFSSCFVANDSTLFTLAKLLPGCEIYSDAGNHASMIQGIRNSGAAKFVFRHNDPGHLKKLLEKSDPKTPKIVAFETVHSMDGAICPLEELCDVAHQYGALTFVDEVHAVGLYGARGAGIGERDGIMHKLDIISGTLGKAFGCVGGYIASTRDLVDMVRSYAAGFIFTTSLPPMVLSGALESVRLLKGEEGQALRRAHQRNVKHMRQLLMDRGFPVIPCPSHIIPIRVGNAALNSKICDLLLSKHSIYVQAINYPTVPRGEELLRLAPSPHHSPQMMENFVEKLLLAWTEVGLPLQDVSVAACNFCHRPVHFELMSEWERSYFGNMGPQYVTTYA, encoded by the exons ATGGTGGCAGCAGCTATGTTGCTACGGTCCTGTCCAGTGCTCTCTCAGGGCCCCACAGGCCTCCTGGGCAAAGTGGCTAAAACCTACCAGTTCCTATTTAGTATTGGACGCTGCCCCATCCTGGCCACTCAAGGACCAACCTGTTCTCAAATCCATCTTAAGGCAACCAAGGCTGGAGGAG AACTCCAAGACAGGAAGAGCAAGATTGTGCAGAGGGCAGCTCCAGAAGTTCAAGAGGATGTCAAGACTTTCAAGACAG ACCTGCTGAGCACCATGGATTCAACCACCCGAAGCCATTCATTTCCTAGTTTCCAGGAGCCAGAGCAGACTGAAGGGGCAGTTCCCCACCTGATTCAGAACAATATGACTG GAAGCCAGGCTTTCGGTTATGACCAATTTTTCAGAGACAAGATCATGGAGAAGAAACAGGACCACACCTACCGTGTGTTCAAGACTGTGAATCGTTGGGCTAATGCCTACCCCTTTGCCCAACACTTCTCCGAGGCATCTATGGCATCAAAGGATGTTTCTGTTTGGTGTAGTAATGACTATTTGGGCATAAGCAGACACCCTCGTGTCTTGCAGGCCATAGA GGAGACCCTGAAGAATcatggagctggagctggggGCACTCGCAATATCTCAGGTACCAGCAAGTTTCATGTGGAGCTTGAACAGGAGCTGGCTGAACTACACCAGAAAGACTCAGCTCTGCTCTTCTCctcctgttttgtggccaatgaTTCTACTCTCTTTACACTGGCCAAGCTTCTGCCAG GGTGTGAGATCTACTCAGATGCAGGCAATCATGCCTCCATGATCCAAGGCATTCGCAACAGTGGTGCAGCCAagtttgtcttcagacacaatgACCCAGGCCACCTGAAGAAACTTCTCGAGAAGTCTGATCCCAAGACACCAAAAATTGTGGCTTTTGAGACTGTTCATTCCATGGATG GTGCCATCTGTCCTCTGGAGGAATTGTGTGATGTGGCCCACCAGTATGGAGCCCTGACCTTCGTAGATGAAGTCCATGCTGTAGGACTGTATGGAGCCCGGGGTGCAGGTATCGGGGAGCGTGATGGAATTATGCACAAGCTTGACATCATCTCTGGAACTCTTG GCAAGGCCTTTGGTTGCGTCGGTGGCTATATAGCCAGCACTCGGGACTTGGTGGACATGGTGCGCTCCTACGCTGCAGGCTTCATCTTTACCACTTCACTGCCTCCCATGGTGCTCTCTGGGGCTCTAGAATCTGTGCGCCTACTCAAGGGAGAGGAGGGTCAAGCCCTGAGGCGGGCACACCAGCGCAATGTCAAACACATGCGCCAGCTGCTAATGGACAGGGGCTTTCCTGTTATCCCCTGTCCCAGCCACATCATCCCCATCAGG GTGGGTAATGCAGCACTCAACAGCAAGATCTGTGATCTTCTGCTCTCCAAGCACAGCATCTATGTGCAGGCCATCAACTACCCAACTGTGCCTCGTGGTGAGGAGCTACTGCGCTtggccccctccccccaccacagcCCTCAGATGATGGAAAACTTTGTGG aGAAGCTGCTGCTGGCCTGGACTGAGGTGGGGCTGCCCCTCCAAGATGTGTCTGTGGCTGCATGCAACTTCTGTCATCGTCCTGTGCACTTTGAACTTATGAGCGAGTGGGAGCGATCCTACTTTGGGAACATGGGACCCCAATATGTTACCACCTATGCTTAA